The Castanea sativa cultivar Marrone di Chiusa Pesio chromosome 4, ASM4071231v1 sequence CAAAACCTTTTGATGCTCCATGCGAACTCTCATATAAggtaacaaaaaatatatatagagcTAACAAGTTCTGATTTCAGTAGTCATGTCATTTTGTGGAACATAAAGAAGTAGGGCCGTTTGGTAAAAGATTTTtaataacgttgtttgtattttttgaaaatacatataGGTGAAACAatatgaaaatacgtgtaatgttgtttaaacacttaAAACTGGTGTTTAAACCACAGCAACAAACAGTTAAGCAATGTCACAAATGGTTACAAGTCTCATATGGGGTAGAAATGATTGCTTAGCTGCCTAGTTTTTTAGGACTTGTGAGAATATAATTCTGCCATAGGAACAGGCTCAGCAAATTGAATATGAATGTGAAACGATCACTTTCTACAACTTTCTACTGTGTGATGTGCCTGGTCCAGTTGGATTTCTCAAATTTCCTGCTGATTCTGGCCCAAATTCATTCAGTGTCCTAGACTCCTAGTGAGTACTGACTGCGGACATTCACTCAACTAGTCGATAACCCATGTAAGGTGGAATGtttaacaacaatttttttttttttttttggagaattatAAACTGAGGTCAATCCTTAATGCGATTGTAAGTGGCTTCCATTAAAATCGATAGATCGTGGGTTCGAGTCTGAGAATTAGAAGGGAAACAAAGAGGGTCTACCGTTCTAGTGATAGAAGGTGTCTCCTGGCTTGACGCCCCACCCAAGGTGTTAATATTTGACTTGATGCAAACATGACACGATGTTAACAAGCCAGGGTTTATATTtgatgagttcaaattagatTTGAGTTGACATGAGATCAATTTGAGTTTGGCAGTGAAACACGTTTGAACCTGTTCGACCCATTTTATTGAAGGTTTTACCCTCCAAATTTTATGGTTGTAACTATTATATTTGAGTGGTTGGTAACTTTGTTTGAAATATagttatatatgtattaaatctataaaatatgaaaacttgcTAATAGGTTATTTGTATCAGCTTTGTTAGTTAAatatgttaactttttttttaattatattttaatgtaagttgtgttctattttttttggccaaactATTTCACTCTCTATCCATAAGATACCCTATAGAATCCCCATGGACCGATATTGTGATTGATCAAACCTTTGCCTCAAACCAATGAGCCCACGCCCACCCCCCAAATAACCCCCGAGGGTAGGTAGATATGTTAACTTGACTATGCTACTCATTTATTAATTAAGCGAATTATATATGTGATAAGCCGATAATTGTgtcaatctattttttttcttgacaatTACAATGGGGACTGGGGGATTTGAACCATAGATGTCATATAAATATTAGGAGATAtcaacttgtttaataaacatgtagCAATAGGATCAAAAGACCCTAACATAATTAATAAACATGTGTTTACTTATACTAGTTTGGGAGGTAACCTAGGGTATTACAACTAATCTAATTTTCTAATGTAATACTCTAAATATTGCACCTAATGCAATTGTAGTGAATAGTTGAGATTGAGAGTTGAAAAAACGAACTTACAGTctcaaatattaaataaaaaatattaaaaagaagtaaaaagttaaagttaaaatgttaagaatgcaaaaaaaatttataaaggaAATGGTTTAATCGTACCGGATCTCAATCATTGTTTTGGTATCTCAATTAAATGACTTTAAACTTTTGCTATTtcacaacaaaaccaaaataaaaaaaagaagacaagaaTTGCCTAAACTAAAGCATTGTAGAAGAGCTTTTGACACTTTATATAGAGAAGagttacatccacaatatttttacaacattttctaaacaaatcataaataataagttattattagttttattttaaatttaccaCCTATCATCCTCGTTAATATATAACTTCGCGTTCgtaaacaataataaaactCGTGTCTTCCGTTTTGTTATCAAAGGGTACGGAATCCTACGCGTTACTTTCCCACTATAGATGTATACTATGCATGTAGGTTTAAAAACGTTAAAACGGATTTGTTAATTAAATACGGACatatataaaagatttaaaaaaaaaaatttaacgcaAACCCGTTGTTATCAAAGACTGAGAGGCCTGAGGGTGAGACACTAcacatataaaatattaaaataatcttaAATGAAACATATTGCCCTCAATGTCAAACATAAAGAATTAGCATTaacttttcattattattttaaaaaagtgcTCCAACAAaccatatttttaaaacaagttTACAATAAAGCCTaggaaataaattattattgatttcCATTTACCTACTTGACACTtagtttttattgtaaaattattgtaaaaatattgtgtcctttattttttttttaattaaagaaaaaaacaaagcccataaactattttacaattttttttttacaaattgctgatgtTGTAAGCAATTATTAgtagaaaaatgatatttgtAGTGAGCTTTGATGAAAATCCGTAAGAATTTGTCTCATCAACAAatacagtttgtaaaaatattgtaaaattgtttatGCTTTAGCATTACTTGTGAAACTCACAAATAGTTACACACAAAAGCTACCATAACCTTTCGCCATGTTTCACTGCAATAATTTTTGTGAGtgagtgtgtttgtgtgtatatatatatatatatatgagaattgatttcaagttacacctaatgtacttttaagtaatgttacaccatctaatattttttaattagatgcgaattttgataaattcattattagactatattatctttgtatattctcaattcttacaaaatttcaaggtgatcaaatatcaataaccatgtcatcaattaattgtttaaattcaaatttttgtagtttaaaataatacataaaagatgagtttatggatcgaatggtATATTACATCTAATaggcatgaaaattgacatccatgttaagaatatataggatatgtaattcaacagtaggattttcaaaatatgaattcaataataagttattgagcggtgtaacattacttagagttacaccaattagagttacaccaagtgtaacttgaatctaaCCATATATacttactatattttttatatagttgGTAGATAAAAGTACATGACATGTGAATATGACTAACAACCatactttaatttattgtgaaaatattatggatatcacatttcttatttttatatatttttttattttaagagaatgtaaaatattcattcaagaATGAAATTGAAGTACAACTTTTTTTTGTCCCTTCCCTTCGGGGACATCCGACAAAATTGGAAGCCaaactctttttatatagttaatacTTAGTAGATGGAAAAGCACACAACACGTGAATATGACTATCCACCCTACTTTGATTTCCTCCATTatcaacctttaaaaaaaaaaaaatcgaagtCGTCTCTCAATCCACATGCCACACCTATATATTAATATTCGCATCTTTGacacttcaaagttcaaacaaaaCCTCCAACACTCCACACCTCCCCAAGTCCCAAGCTCCCAACAATGGCGCTCACTGTCTCCAAAACACCAACAGGCAGCGAATACAAAGTCAAAGATATCTCCCAAGCCGTCTTCGGCCGCCTCGAGATCGAGCTGGCCGAAGTCGAAATGCCAGGTCTCATGTCCTGCCGCACTGAATTCGGCCCGTCTCAACCCTTCAAAGGCGCTCGCATCACCGGCTCTCTCCACATGACAGTCCAAACCGCCGTGCTTATCGAGACCCTCACTACCCTCGGCGCCGAAGTACGGTGGTGCTCATGCAACATCTTCTCAACCCAAGACCACGCTGCCGCCGCAATTGCCCGTGACTCCGCCGCGGTTTTTGCATGGAAAGGCGAGACCTTAGAAGAGTACTGGTGGTGTACGGGGAAGGCTTTGGACTGGGGGCCAGGTTGTTATATTATGCTTTGAGCTGATAGGAAAGGTGATGTTAGGAAGGCTTTAGACAGTCAGATGAGAAGTAATAAAAGATTATTAGGGTGAATGGTTTGTCGGCttaaatgttgtgaaattttgtctgtattactcttttttgtttttttagaagtgttatggtcacaataaaatttagatattaagTTATTGTTAGTTTTAATTTAGGCCCATtcttgaaatgatttttttatctaCTAATGACAGTTTATAACAACTTAacatttagaatttattgtaagaaatattgtggatataacttttttttcatgtttttcattttgataaaaaaattattatttattttattggctaatttgggtttaattaatactattaaaataaaagaaataatcttattggttaaaatttgggggtCTTTTTCTACTTGGCAGCCTTAGGCAACCATCTCATTTGCCCATGTCATAGAGCCTTTCTTGGTAGGAATCAACACGTGAGATTTAAAGAAGTGATAGAGTGAAGATAGAGGTCAAACTTTGAATATCTTGCACTGATACAATGTTAAATTATGGTGAGTTTTATTACTTACCCATTATACTAATATAGGTGGTGGGCCAGACTTGATTGTGGACGATGGTGGAGATGCAACTTTGTTGATTCATGAAGGGGTGAAAGCTGAGGAAGAGTACGAGAAGAGTGGGAAGTTGCCTGATGTGAATGGGAATGAAAATGAGGAATATAGGACTGTGTTGAGGATTATCAAAGATGGGTTACTTGTGGATCCCACTAGGTATAGGAGGATAAAGGAAAGGTTGGTTGGTGTTTCGGAGGAAACTACTACTGGGGTTAAGAGGTTGTATCAAATGCAAGCTAATGGGAGCTTGCTGTTCCCTGCTATTAATGTCAATGACTCTGTCACTAAGAAGAAGGTATGCTTTGTTTTGTGAGGATGATTTAGATTTTGAATTAATGATgaaatattatgtttttatgctttgttAATTAGAAATGGGGattatttagattttgaattCATGATAAAAGATTATGTTTATGtggattttttagatttttttaatggggATGATTTAGATTTGAATTGTGTTTAAGTGGATCTTTGCTAAATGGAGCTCatttttgattttattgttattttctacCATTCATGATCAGCAAATCATAGTGTTGAATAGACATGCCAAACGGTCATGTCAATTAGGTTGCGGTTCAAAACGGATCGGGTTAAAAATGGGTCATTTTAAACAGGTTGAAAATGAGTGAGGTCAATCGGGTTGTAGGCAAGTTGGGCCGACCTGAATTTTCACATGagcaaaaaaatttttaaaaaaaagcaaataaatgtcaaaattttgaagagaaTTAATCAAATCAATCAAGGAAAGAAATTGCACCTAAtaccctatatttttttttcttgttaagtGGGCACCTACTATTATTAGACTATTTGtgttactattatatatatatgtgaaggggaaaaaaacaaaccaaaaaacataAAGGTTTCCTTATCCTTTCAACTTTGATAGTTTTGAGCAtgactaaaattttttacaatcaTAATAACAAAATCTTTTAGGTTAATAACTCACAGTTAGAAtgcttttaataaaaatttaaaatttgagagagagatagattgTAAGGAGCAccaaaaagtatatatattttaagttcaTACAATTCAAATTCATAGTTCACTAATGATATGGACTTttggacttttttattttactttaattgtGTTTTGTGCTAGTTAGACTTAGTGTTACTAACTTGGTCTTAGTATTTAACTATACTACTTAGTATTTAACTTAGAGTTAGACGTTTAATAATGCAGACATGTAGTTGTAgattcttttgtatttttttccttttaataaattttttttttaaataaatggaagCATGGCCATTGCTACTGGTGGCTACTAAATGACTAGCTAGGTAGTTCCAATGCAGTGCTTTGTGCCTTTATGTCTATACACTTAACACATTGGCATGTAGTCTAAATatgttttaggaaaaaaaaagggcccGGTCTTTGGTTAGCTGGGTCAGGTCGAGTTGGCCCACAAAAACAAGCCGGTCGCAGGTTGGCCcgtttttatttgagtttaaaaaatcaGGTTCATGTCGGGTCATCAAATTTCAGCCCGTTTTACCATGTTTAGTGCTAAAGAATAGCTAACAAGCAAGAAAAATgctatgtttacaatattttcacaacaaattctaagtgataagttgttattgatgggTAAAAAACTAATTCAAGTGGTGATTTCAAGTTAGTACCAATAACAAAGTAacacctaaaatttgttgtgaaaatattgtaaacatagtACTTCTCCTAAACACGGATTAAAGAATTAAGGACCAATGACATGACAAGTCTTGAAAAATTAGGACACAATATGGActactaattaattaataaatatcattgtaagtgcacaatttgtacccagacccaaaacgagtgatgggctcaagcccaaagagccttatacaatgaaatttgtagagtatgggtttgaaacctaggttagggatattggaaagttgataaacaggctagaatgacGCAGTCTATACAAGTAATagatgaatgtgacaaaaaaccctcatcggacgtaagccgagaacaatttgtatagcctttctttctctaagcaaaagattacaatttttagtttccaaaagggagcctctcttttctttcctctctcgtcttcttatatccttcttcttcttccctgtttcatccacgtgtaacacagatctttttctcagatacttgtcccatccatcaccttcttaaagtcttcaaataatagctggaaggctaaatactactgttcagaggtcatttctccattaatgcgaccagggaggtagatgcagggcttttaatgcggtagtagcagctttttcctcagatatttctcccACGTTTCTACTTCTAACGGGTGCTTGGATcatgcctttacccaacagaccaTCCAGAATTCAGTCTCTAAgccctttagcaagtcccatggcctttactgggcttgtccgaggaggtTCTCCACCTCGGACTGCTCCTCGGACCATTATAGTGCGGACTAACCTGTGGACCCAAAAGATTCTGATTGAACAAacttataccaactaaccagacccaaggcccaaacgtgcctttaagcatttttaccccccacaatcattagatttgttttatttatttttaggcatcatattttatgtttatgttaagTTTTGAAAGTATATAACAACtatatatcaaaatttatataaacatatctaaaatcaaaagaatttttaaaaataaaatatgtatttttcctCCCTAGTCCCAAAACAGTGAGGACATGCACGCAACAATAGCACACATGCAAGAGTGTCCTCGGTGTGTTCGGGTTGGGCCAGGGACACTCACTTTGCggtgtccctttttttttgatgaatcaaGGTTTTATTAAACAACAACTATACAAAATAATAAGCTTGCTTCCTGATAATATCATCAAAACAAGAAGGACAACTACCCAATACAAAAGAACCAAAACAATGTCCATGCTTCTCAGGAGTATTAGAGATTTGATAAGGTCAATGTAACTTTTGGGTAGAGATGGAAAGTAGTGGCTTTTTTATGAGAGGGCTTTAGCTTGAAAATATTCTGATTTCTATTAGGGTTTTCACTTCGGTATACTGTATTGGGTCCAGTTTTTTtaacattatattattctagCTCCGTCTCACAGTGGCGatttcaagaatttattttcagGGTGTTCCTCGacaagcataaattacacaatctaattaaaaaaaattatatattgacaacaacaacaatcaaaagaCACGCAAACtattctagcaaaagaataaacaataaactataagtttatttgaaatattaataaaattattaattgtttttgtttagttgtttcattaatttgtttgtcttttataaactataatttgttatattgttgtttcatcaattataaaattattaattgttgtttaatctaacataattttttttgttagtcttttataatgtattggttaattatactactttaattattgttgtttagtgtaacaataaactatattgctttaatttgtttgtcattaattatactgttttaattttttatattgtttagcATCATGTGCATATTACACTAAAAGAGCCAGCTATGTGCATATTACACATCTCATGTGCAACACAATAATTAAAGACCCGGCTCCACTCAACAGACAAGTACAAGCCTCATGCCTGATGCCCCCAATCACAATAGCCAGCtgccaatcagaaaatttcacaatcacaaatcacaatacacgttacactaaaagacaatcaatatctcaccaacaccaacacacaTTGACCAACACCAAAGGATAAGAATAAGAtaaagccaaattcaaaaagtcaaaaagcagacaaaaaaaaacaaaatattaataaagctAAAGAGACAAGAGTAAACGTTCGGCCAGCCATTCAGCCAATGACCAATCACATACTCATAGAGTTACAgttcaaaagagagagagttgttgaGTTAGACtattaaagaataaagagagagactctcttcattaatttcatttcagattcaaataaagagagagagagagtgagagagtgagagactaagagagaaaaagagagagaaatgccTTGAGGGAGGGAGCACGAGCACCAAGCACCGAGCACTGAGCACCGGAGTAGCTCTGCTATCTCGATTTGCGATCTGCGAGACTGCGATCTACAATGTGCGATGAAGGGCGATCTGCAATGAGCGACGATGACAACGACGAAGACAAAGACGAGCAAGCTACAACGATGACGAGCGAGCTGCGAGCAACGTGACCATGGGTTTGGTTTGCTTTGTATTGGGGTTTGGTCTGCTCTATCTGTATTGGGGTTTGTTTTGCTCTGCAAGCGACGTGACTGTGGGTTTGATTTCTGATTTAGTGATTTGTTCTGTATTggggtttgtttttttttttttcttcaaattttagttcaaatttttttttgggttttttttttaaaaaaaaaatttgagggtgttcctattgTGATTGAGGGTGTTCTTGATACagatcaaatataaatttttttaattattatatattttcaggtcagggtgttcctgggaacacctTGAGCTTtacgtggcgccgccactgctGTCTCATCAACCAAACATATTGCCAATGTGAGTAGGCACGATTGGTCGGTCTAATCATGTAGTCGTTGCAttgtctttttaaaaaatatatatatatatatatatatatatatatatatatatatatatatatatatatatatatatatgaaatcttGATATTTACAATGAAATACTCCCTCCGTCCTATTTAGTTTGTCCTCTATTCTATTTtaggatgtcccaaaatattgtcctgtttccaataataaaagtcattaatttactaatgttcatATTATACCCctctttaattttcaaaactactccaattgaaaagaaaatcaactttatttaagggtagttttgaaaactaatacatttttaaaagttagataagacaataaatgatgtttctttaaaaattttgacttttcaaacaggacaaacTAAATAAGATGGAGGAAGTTGAAATTTCAACTTCCTTGGTTTTTGTACCTGGCGGGAGGAAGATTGCAGTGTTAGATATGTAGTTTGTACCGTTTTAATTAATGTAGGTTTAATCTATGATGCATAGAGGTGAAAAAAAGGtaggtcttttattttttggtttgctTCACAAagatctttttttgtttttttgggtcaCCTTTTTAAAGTCTATAATGTTCTGTTATGATGATATATATTAATGCAGTTTGATAACTTGTATGGATGTCGACACTCACTCCCTGATGGTCTCAAGAGAGCCACCGATGTCATTATTGCTGGCAAGATCGCTGTTGTCTGTGGATATGGAGATGTTGGCAAGGGTTGTGCTGCTGCTCTCAAGCGAGCTGGTGCTCGTGTGATTGTGACTGAAATTGATCCAATTTGCGCTCTGCAAGCCCTTATGGATGGCACTCCGGTCCTAACTCTCGAAGACGTTGTCTCAGAAGCTGACATTTTTTTGACCACCACAGGGaacaagagcatcatcatggtTCATCACATGAAGCAGATGAAGAACAATGCAATTGTGTGCAACATTGGCCATTTTGACAATGAGATTGATATGCATGGTCTGGAAACTTACCCCGGTGTAAAGCGCATCACAGTCAAGCCACAGACTGATCGTTGGGTGTTCCCAGAGACCAATAATGGTATCATCGTTCTTGCTGAGGGGCGTCTTATTAATTTGGGTTGTGCAACTGGGCATCCCAGCTTTGTTATGTCTTGCTCTTTCACAAACCAAGTCTTTGCTCAACTTGAACTTTGGAAGGAGAGGGGAACTGGCAAGTATGAGAAGAAGGTGTATGTTCTGCCCAAGCATTTGGATGAGAAGGTTGCAGCCCTGCATCTTGGAAAGCTTGGGGCTAAGCTTACCAAACTTACTCCTGCTCAAGCTGCATACATAAGTGTTCCTGTTGAAGGTCCTTACAAGCCTCCTCAGTACAGATACTGAATGAAAGAAGCTGGGGAGTGttaattatttgtattattattttttaactttgtaGTAGTTTCATTGTTTGAAACAGGACGAGCTATCTGGTTAGCGTTTCTATTCTGTAATTTAACAAGTTTGTCATTTAAATGAGCAGATCCTTTGttcttttcttgaatttgaGTACTATTGTTAAGATTGAGCccctaaaattttcttcatgtttttttatttgcacTGCTACCAAATGGATACAGCACCACTTTGaattttctgttcttttttaaTGAAGGTTTGTTAGATCTTTCAAAACAATATAGGATCCAATAACAATTCTATTGCAATAGTTTGATTCTCtccatttgtttctaaaaatgaaaacaaatacCTTTTTATGATAAAGATTGAATTTTAAAGGTAGTTGTCAGCATGATTTTCAAACCCGGATCGTTTAAAGAACCATAGAAGGGAtagattcaaaatttttgaggttAAATGGAGGTTCAATCAAAGTTGAACtgtaataatatcaaaattaatttaatgttagttaaatataaataaatgtataaaaatatggaaatttaccaccaaaaaatatatatcaatttaaacaactttcaaatgaatttttgttatttttataaaatgaatagaaaataataaaatataaaaagctttaaaattttatgtttattaatctttcaaataaaaagcattttaattaaaaataaaatgatttttaacataaatttaaaattttcatattcacATGTAACGATGTAAAAACATAATTCTTGAACACAAATAAATTTAGCAAATACTATTaagtaaatagtaataaaataaaatgtaaaaatattattattgtaaaattaaaataaataaatataaattccATTGGTGACACAAAGAAGCCACTCAGTTCAGTGGATAATGTGCTGGACAAAGATCTTAAATGAATGATTAATGTGACTGTCAAAATGAgacgtatttttaaaaaatgttgaacaTTTGAAAAGAGTATAatatcttaaaaataatttttatttattaattaaattgttatgccttaactaaaatttaaagaatataatattttaaaaataatttatatttattaaatttttaggccttaactaaaatttttgtaTCGTAAGATAGATAGATTCTATCGGCCAATATAAGATATTCTAATTTCTTCCCAAGAGACCTtacttttttactattattattatttttatgcaatatcataaaacaataaacatatttCCAATCAGGTGAGATCCAGGTTCATCATATTCGTTGACCAATTTTTTTCAATAGCTAATTTTTCCTGGCTAATTTTACATAAAGCTATTTCAGCATGTAATTTGGTTATGTTCTACAAAATTGAAATTCGAAAAGtgttctaccaaaaaaaaaaaaaatcgaaaagtGAGATTCTCTGTTGATGTGCACCTctcaaatttgaataatttattgaCATGCATGGACATATCTGATAATAGCCATTGTTTTAAGACCTCTAGGAACTAAGAAGTAGAGAGTTAACTCCTTGAGTATTGGGGCCAAGTAATTTCTTAGGACACTCAGCTAAGAACAATATCACATAAAGTAGAGGTTACTAGTTTGAATCttatttaagagagagagagagagagagagagagagagagagccccTAAATCTTGCAAAAGGGTCTCTATATAAGGAACTAATTAAGAAACACTTTGCTCAAGGTCATttttattcttgattttttccAATAATGCCACAGACACCCAATTTCACAACACGCTAATGTGGTTTGATGAGTTCATAAAAATTACTAAGGTCGTCTATCTTAATGGACAACCTTGCATCATTAGTAGGCCAAAAGATGTAACCACTCAAGCACATTCAACACATTAATAGCGACCGTTACTCATCGGTCTTAAACGCCCATCAATACGATAACGGTTACATATGGATAATAATCACCTCCAATTATGTACAACAACTATCTAAATCATCTATAAAAGGGATAGTCCATCTCACTTGTGAATATACGTCACAAACTATTACAAAACATTATCTACATACGAAAGATATGGGTTGATACTAATTTGAGCATCGGAGGCTCCCCCACCAGGCACAACCTGGTGGTCTCTTCGATTAGTTCCTCCTTTATTTTGCAGGTCCTACAAGGTTGTCAAGAGCTCTAGATTGGACAAGTGACCCAACTGATGATTTTGGCATagtcagtttg is a genomic window containing:
- the LOC142632202 gene encoding adenosylhomocysteinase-like isoform X1 — protein: MALTVSKTPTGSEYKVKDISQAVFGRLEIELAEVEMPGLMSCRTEFGPSQPFKGARITGSLHMTVQTAVLIETLTTLGAEVRWCSCNIFSTQDHAAAAIARDSAAVFAWKGETLEEYWWCTGKALDWGPGGGPDLIVDDGGDATLLIHEGVKAEEEYEKSGKLPDVNGNENEEYRTVLRIIKDGLLVDPTRYRRIKERLVGVSEETTTGVKRLYQMQANGSLLFPAINVNDSVTKKKFDNLYGCRHSLPDGLKRATDVIIAGKIAVVCGYGDVGKGCAAALKRAGARVIVTEIDPICALQALMDGTPVLTLEDVVSEADIFLTTTGNKSIIMVHHMKQMKNNAIVCNIGHFDNEIDMHGLETYPGVKRITVKPQTDRWVFPETNNGIIVLAEGRLINLGCATGHPSFVMSCSFTNQVFAQLELWKERGTGKYEKKVYVLPKHLDEKVAALHLGKLGAKLTKLTPAQAAYISVPVEGPYKPPQYRY
- the LOC142632202 gene encoding adenosylhomocysteinase-like isoform X2; translated protein: MALTVSKTPTGSEYKVKDISQAVFGRLEIELAEVEMPGLMSCRTEFGPSQPFKGARITGSLHMTVQTAVLIETLTTLGAEVRWCSCNIFSTQDHAAAAIARDSAGVKAEEEYEKSGKLPDVNGNENEEYRTVLRIIKDGLLVDPTRYRRIKERLVGVSEETTTGVKRLYQMQANGSLLFPAINVNDSVTKKKFDNLYGCRHSLPDGLKRATDVIIAGKIAVVCGYGDVGKGCAAALKRAGARVIVTEIDPICALQALMDGTPVLTLEDVVSEADIFLTTTGNKSIIMVHHMKQMKNNAIVCNIGHFDNEIDMHGLETYPGVKRITVKPQTDRWVFPETNNGIIVLAEGRLINLGCATGHPSFVMSCSFTNQVFAQLELWKERGTGKYEKKVYVLPKHLDEKVAALHLGKLGAKLTKLTPAQAAYISVPVEGPYKPPQYRY